A stretch of DNA from Lotus japonicus ecotype B-129 chromosome 4, LjGifu_v1.2:
GGTGGGCTTTTATTTCTCCTTGGATGCTTTATGTTGATATGAATTGACTTGTCTTTAATTttgtaatattatttaaagctaggactgaagaaaaaaaagtaggTAACGTGACATATGTTTCTCTTCTGGGATTGTGGTATCCCAGCGTATATTCCTGCTACAATTGCTAGTGAAATAGCTGTACTGACCCAATTGATTTTTGCAAAATAAACAAAAAGGTAAGACAGAGGATTGTATTCTGACAGCTATCAAACAAAAACCCACGCTAAATGACTGGGCACATGTTTATGCCAACAATTCGAACTGATTGTTGAAATATCACCTATGCTTTCTTGTTCAACTTTTTGTGTTAACATGATAATTTATTTTGTTGCCCCTAGGGGTTAGGCATCGTGTTGAAATGACTAATTGTTTCTTCTAGTCTATTAATGTATGCAATTTCTGTTTGGTGAAGATGTTTGGTCACTGTATTGTGTGTTCTCTTTGTACAGTCGATTGATGGATCCGGTAACTACAGATTTGAGGAATATGAATAGTTTAGCCAAGGTATGGATTTTTGGATGCACATTTATTATTTACTGAGATAATTATAACTATGGTTTTATTTACATGCTCTTTAATGAAATTGTCTGAAAAGTAAATCTCTGTTTATGATCCATCAGAAAATGAGATTAAGACGTATTGACAACGGAGCTTTGACACTTGCATCTGCTGAAGTTAAATTTCAAATTGACACAGAGACTCATGACCCCCTTGATATTGGTATAATTTTCTTAACTCTTAATGTCATTTGGTATTTCTTTTTGAGGTCGTGGAAGATgggattttttttgttattcatCATTTCACTATTGAAATGTAtgtctttttttcctttcaatctTGTCAAATagccaattatcccaaaaactCAAGCTGTTGGGTACGGGTCAAATGAATGGCTTTATATCATAGTCTAACAAATCCAATCCCTAAAATTTCAGTAGTAATTTATTTGCTTTCTCTTAAGTATGTTTCCTATATTTAAATTGGGAACTTTTTTGGAGAGAGATTGAGGTTAATGATATACATTTTTAATTGCTTTTAGCTATTCATTCATGAAAGGAGAAGGGAAAGTCAGTTCctcctttttttaaaaattaattattttgtttgCTTTTATTTGCAGGCATGTACCAAATCCGAGAAGCCAACCAAATGGTGGAGGAGTTTATGCTTGCTGCTAATGTTTCTGTTGCACAACAAATTCTTAGAAGTTTTCCTTTGTGCTCATTATTAAGGTTATTTTCTTATCTGGAACTTTAACTTTTATCATTATAATGGTGTTTTACTAGGATGAGGGAAACAGTATTGATCATATGAAGagttattttcataaattttatgTAAGGACATGAGTCTGTGAACTTTGGTAGATAGACTTAACATTAGAGAGAAGGATAAAAAATTACTCCTACTCCCAAAATATGAGAATCTGATGTAAAATAAGCATTGAAGAGTATGACTATTGACATAACATGGACAATGCACAgacccacctaccatgtgctgaaattcaacttttttttattagagGAATTGGGCGGCAAGGATCGAAATCTAGACCGCTTGGTCATAGAGGCTTTAATACCATGTCaagaaccaattatcccaaaagcttaagctgttgggtaaagGACTCCGAAtggtttatattatatttctaacagcTATTTTGGTAATTGTTTGTTGGATCTTGTGTAGGCGTCATCCAATTCCAACTAGAGAGATGCTTGAACCCTTTCTAAGAATTGCTACTGCGGTTGGCCTGCACTTGGATGTTTCATCATCGAAAGCATTGGCTGATTCCCTTGACCATGCTGTGGTAAATATTTTTGTATTGTTTTCCATTGACAATATAATGATTTATGGATAGtgttattatatataaataatgatGTAATGGGATCTGTATATTGTGGACCAAAAATAATTGAGCAAATTGCTAACCTCCCCTGATGTTTATCATCATTGTACTGACCTCCCCTGTTGTTTATCATTATTGCCCTGACCTCTCCCATCTATGATTTAACCAGATACTAACTGCCATTATTTTATTGGGGACATTGCACTTACCTCTCTCGAGGTTTATCTTTATTACACTGACCTCCCTTAAGATTTATTATTAGAACAATCAACATCCCTCTATCATTCTAAATGGTCTATAAGGAAGGGGGGTCAGTGAAATTTGTAAAATAGAGGAGAGATTAATGCAATGATGATAAACCTCAGGGGTGGTCAGTGCAATTTGCCCAAAATAATTTGGTCCATGGGTGCACCAAGGGTATAACTGGTAATGCATACACAATTATTACACATGCTTCAAACCGCCTTCCCTCCGTGCTctgtcccccccccccccccgaccACAATGCCGTCCTCTGTTGGCCATGGACCCGTTTTGCCCTTTACCACATTTTTCCTTCTCATTCCTCAGTGGGTGCTACAGGGCTCCATGACCGCAGCTGTAACAAACGACATTGGTTTGTCAGCCAGATGTCTTCATCACCATTTGTCAGCAATAAAACCCCCTTTTCCCATGCTCACCACACTCTTTCTTGAGTACCACCGCTAGCCATCGCGTCATCGTTTTTTTTCCCACTGCACACGATCACAAACTGCTGATCATTCCATTGCGAGCTTCCATGGCTGTGTTTCTATATGCCTTGCCATTCATTCAAGTCACTGCAGTACAACAGATCTTGACCCCCGTGTTTTCTGGAATGCAGCGCCAACCTTAACGATGCCTACGCCTACCCACCGACTTCTACTTCGAACTGACAACAAATATTCTGTTACCTTCGCTGCTGTCGACTTTCACCTTCGAGAAATTATTCCTGGAATCTTGATCCCAGTGTTAAAATCATGAGCCTACCTCATTAGTGTACTGGCAGACCAAATTATTTTTGGTCCACCCTTGATATAATAGCTTATGTTGCAACATCTTTAATGATTGACTTTTAATACCTTACACATTGCTAGCTCAAACATTAGGTTTTGAAGGCCTTCATTTCTTTTCAATTTCTGTTTCTCTTATGCCATGTACTTTTTCAGGGTGATGATCCATACTTCAACAAGTTAATCCGTATTATGGCAACTAGATGCATGACTCAGGTAATTGAATTTGAATGAGAACCCAGATTTACAGTTTATAAGCgaatattaattttttgttttgcttTTTAGGCAGTTTATTTCTGTAGTGGGGATCTTAGCCCTCCAGAATATCATCATTATGGACTTGCAGCTCCTTTGTACACCCATTTCACTTCACCTATAAGAAGATATGCGGGTAGGCATGTTATGATTTAATGTTTACTTGGTCAATTGTGCACGATAatatgttttagtttttttttttttccttgtagATGTCATTGTGCACAGGCTACTTGCTGCTTCTTTAGGAATATCCAAGTTACCATCTGTATTTCAGGACAGGCTCCAGCTGACTAGTATTGCAGACAGTATGAAATCTCTTTCATGATCTATTAGAACTtggtctttttttcttttccttatgGAAGTTTTCTCGTGGTTAACTATATTCATCATGAATAAATTAGTACATTTTTCTTCACTGGTCTTATTCATTGGATGTgaaatatttaaaatcataataaCGCTTTTCACTCAATGTGGTTTAGATTTAAATTATCGGCACAGGAATGCTCAAATGGCTGGGAGGGCCTCTATAGAGCTGCACACACTTATTTATTTCCGTAAAAGGTTTGCGACATAACTTCCCCTCCCTGTTACTGTTAATGTTTTCTATCTATATGCACTTTGCAGCTTATTCTGGAGGTTGTTTATCTTCATTCATGCAGGCCAACAGATACGGAGGCAAGGATAGTGAAAATAAGATCTAATGGATTTTTTGTGTTTGTTCCCAAGTAATGTATCttatcctttttctttttccttttttagttTGGTTTTTCATATGACCAATGAAAAGGTGAATAAGGATGACaaacaataaagaaaaaaaaaagaatgttttGATTTATTCTAGCTAGTAGATGGTTATCTTGGAAAAATTCAATCGTTTAAGCAGCTATTAGATGTCTTTCTACTTTGACTGAGGTTGTCATTTATAGCTTGTGCGTGAACATTTTTTTCTGCCCACAGATACGGCATAGAAGGACCTGTATATTTGACAACACGAGCTGAAAAGGGAAATGGAGACTGGTATGTTGATGAGCAAGAGCAGAAGATTAAAAAGATGGATGGAAGCGTTTCATATAGCATTTTGCAGTCAGTCCAAATTCACATGGAGGTTGTGGAGCCCCAGCCTAACAGGCCAAAACTTCAGCTTACTCTCATCTAGAGGTATAAGAAGAACAACATGCGTGCCGGGAAATATAGCTTCTATTTAGGTTCTCGGCCCTTAAAGAAGGATTACAACATTGGAATTTGCCAGCAAGAACAAGTTGTAGGAAGTAATGTAAACATGTAAGTTGGAGTGTGTCGTTGCTTGGAGAAACTTTGGCTGTATGTAACTCATGATTTGTGGTTGATGAGGCATTTTTAACTAATACAGCACAGCTATTGGACAGTAGGACGTGATTTTTTTTACTGCATATGATGCTATAAGCAAGTGTGTAGAGCTTAGTCAAAATGATTCGCGTTGGCTTAAATGTGTCATCAAGTATTTTAGAGAATATGGAATTTCACGATAACCCAGTTTGTTCGATATCACTATAGTTGGATTACCCCGTTTGCGTGctatattttcttttataattgAGTTCAGAAATTGTGGTTGTTAATTTTGGTATAAACATTCGGTACCCGGTCACCCTTTGGATGCCGCCAGATTCGAGATTTAGTCACAGTTAAGGCTCCTCATCCATCTCCCAGAGTGTATTGTGGTGAGAAATCGTTGTTGTTTAGATTGCACAAATTCAAATGCATATTTTGAGAATTATATGCTCTGGGATCCTAGTAGCTAAGTGTATGTTTGAGTACTTTGCCCAAGTTACAGGATATTTTTCTGAAACACTAGTAAAAAAATGGGAAAGAAGAGTGTTGCATTAATTGTTTGATATTCATTTGGGTCTCATTTTTAATGGACCTCACTTGAGTTTTTAAACATTTAATAAGAGTGTTGCAAAGAAAGTGTTGCTAGTATTTTTCAACGGAAAATATTAAGACACttcattatttatataattgGTTTTGAAAGTTGAGATTTAATTAGAAATGAAAAGTTTATATTTTAGCAAATTGAAAATCTAAACCTATAAAACGTGTTGACAAAAAGAAGCCCATAACATGTGGGGCCTTTATTACATAAGGTATAATTTTTACAACAAATACTACCACCACACACGACAAAAAATAAAGTTGTATTCTTTAGAAGAAAAATGGAAAGAAGAAATCAAATGAATCTCCTCATCAAATACTAACTTCATACACCTACTTTTTAACCAGCCTCCTAACTTCTTTGTTATGTTGTATGGTATGATTGATTCTAATGCATGCAGTGCAAAAATTTCACTGACTAGTCTTCTGCATACCATCCTTCATGACCAAGTAGCTCTAAAACTAAAAGGGGTGGAAGTAACCTGCTGTACAATTATCTCAGTTGCACAACCAATATTTTTGGAGTTCTCTACAATTATCCAAACAAAAGTTGGATAATTTTCTGATGGCTGAGATGAAGACATATTAAGATAATGCCCATATAAGGAATGTTGACCAAAGAGTTAGTGCAATAGCTGAAGCGCCATAGGTCCACAACAGGATAACTGAAAACTCTTCTGTGCCTACATCAAACAGTTGAGCCATGGTACCTGCAAAATATCATTGAAACATAATATCAGCAACAAGGCAACTATTTATACTACCATGGAAAGAACTTCAATAAAAATAGTGTACTGAATCACTCACTGATATTCATTGCAGGTGGCAAAGCATACTGAATCACTAGCACATATTGAAACAAAGGGTCCTCGGGGAGAAAACCAAGATTTGCAGCGGCTCTAACCACAAAAAATCCAATAGCAGGTAACACGAAAAGTCGAGCGATGATGATACTAATGAGGATCCTTGGTTGGAGACATGATGATTTCATGCCTACAATTTCAGGACATaaacaaaaaatcatttttcagttttttcaaaatattttgagTAAGTATATATGTGGAAGTTAGTATGAGTGAATGGTCAACTTTCTCCCTGAAAGATTTTACTGCTGTCAAGTTAGTCTCTCTCGAAGGAAGTTTGGAAATCCCTAAATGTGTAAAACATCGGTCAGGTTAGTCCCTACAGTCAGATTTGATCAACTAAATCATCGGTCAAGTTAGTCACTCAACGCTTTACACATTCAGGGGTTTTCGAAAgtatttccttcttcctggaacCAACTTGCCAACAACAAAATCTTTAATGGACCAAGATTTCCATTCACTCAAGTTAGTTTTCTATACCTTGTGTAAGGTTGCCACCAAGCAAAATGGTGATGCAAGGAATTGTCCCATCCCTACAAAGAATAAGTTCAGATTCATATTAACTGTGTGATAAGAAAAGGGACATTGGACAACATAATGGTTTTACGAGCAAGTGGACATACCCTAGCAATTGAATGGAGTCTTGGATCACTCGCAGTGGAGCATCCTGTCCGATTATTAGGCTCCTTAGCGATTTAACTCCACCAAAGGTGAAACCTAAACACTGATCATGGAAGAGTGTGAAAATATAATTTGTTAGGATCATTCAAGTTAAGTTTCTTGCACAATAAAATTAACCAAAAGCAGAGTGAACTAAAACAAAGAAACATACTTAGAAATAAAtagaaaggaaaggaaagaaagtAAGGGAACTCACTGTAGCAATTGTTGGGGGTGACATTATTTCTGCCAGGACTCGGCTCAGAGTTTCTCTCATTCTCTGCCAAGACGATATTTCTGCAATCTTTGATTCACTAGATGGATCTTGGTCTACAAGCTGCAAAACCGGTGATATTTTCAGCACATCTCGGAGTTACTCCGCTTAATAACTTTCTCATAGCATGAGTTTAACAAATCTAACCGTTGAATCATGTGACATTAACATGATAATCATGTACACCAAATTTTGGTTAAATCAGATGTTGATACTTGTACGAAAATTGAGAATGTTGAAAATAAGAAGGGGATAAAGCTAGAGTGGGATAGAAAGATTTCAATGTTTGTTTCTAGTTATTTGATGAAGACCATAGAAGAATTTTCACTTTCAACATTTCCACATGTTTGTCTTAATATGTAACTTCCATTCCAAGATTTTGAAATTATCAATAAACAGAAGGATTAATATATTGCAAGGACTCTTACTATTTGGTTCTCAGTGTCTCTCTCTCCCATCACTGTGTTTTCACTGACAATATTTCCTTGGAGAAGGCGAGTTTCTGTATCAGCATCAAGGTCTGTGTTGGGAATCTTCATGGCCTGAGCAGCCTCAAATGCCTTATATCTCATGGATCTATTTAGTATCAACTGGTAAGTATAGGTCCAGATGAAAAATCCACCAAGCTACAATGAACAAACACCGTGATgatgaagaacattttgagaTGGTGAAAAATGCAAATCAAGACTAAAAGAATAATGCGTTACCCCCAAAGAGAAAAAAGAGTAAGGGAGTGCCCTATTGCGGCACTCATCACGTGTACCAAATGGACCTCCTTTCTGATCACAGATAGCTGGTATGATCACAACAGGAAGGTTACCCATGTTTCCTAATCAAAGAAGAATCCATGAAAATTAGAGACTTTTAGATAAAGGGTATGGGTGAAAATGAAAGGATTGGGTGagaacagaaagaaaaattCACAAATGTATGAAAGCATGCATCCATGATTCCATGTCTTGTTACATAGTTAATTTTCACATTCTGCCTCTCTATTCCTTCAAGTTTTACCATAACTTTGATGCTATGCTACCTGATGAACATGAAGCAATGATAAGACCTTCCACCTTCAAGTTTGGCTTTAGTATTTTTACAATTATCCATCCGAGAATCCCTCCAATTAAGAAGGTTAATCCAATGTTAATCGGCATAAACCACCTGTAATGATGAGTAACAAGACATTCTTATGTTTCATTGTAATTATTAGTGAcagataacaaaataaaaaccaaattGTTCTGTAACATATGTAACTCATTTCTTGCTTTGTACCGCCAATGCAAGATGACTGTTCTCTACAGCTTTAATACAAATTAAAAGTGAGAACAATACTTTGAATCCATGGTTAAACATCTCAGAATCACCCATCCCCTCACAAAAGCTACCCCTGATAACTTCTTCTAGAATCCCTATCTCTTCAATGTCGAAACCAACTAGATTTCCGTACGCACACTTAGATTAAAACTTCCTTGGTTAATTGGAATTCTTGTAGAAACTAGCATTTCTAAATTTTAGACAAAGGTTGTAGGCATTGTAACCAAATGTCTTCATACAGTTCCTTCTTACTTCTATGAGTTCTATCACAACAAGGATTTGTCCTGTTCTATTGAAACGTTCCTGTTTACTTGAGAGTTAGAACTATACTCTTTATGGCTTATTCAAAATAAGAATAGAATCAAAATTTGTTGAAATTGTTACTCATACTTCTTAGTCTTCCTATTAGGAACCAATAGTGAAAAAACATACAAAGCAGCACACAGtttctaaaagaaaaaaaatactcaaaTCAATGTGTACCATAATATCATATCGTCCAGAGAAACGCTCTTGGCAAAACTGGCAAATATAAGCGAAGGAGTGAATGCTAAGAAGACAATCTGCACCAGAagtaaacaaaagaaaattaaaaaaaagtctAGATTAGTATAATTCTGTACTTGAACAAATGAGTATTCATTATATTTGCACCTCAAACACTTTGATTAAATCTAATTTAGCTTTTCTTCACCTTGTTCAAGGATCTTCTGAAGTCTTCAGAAAGAAGGTTATTACAATAACTACTTGCCAAAAAAGCTCCCACTACACTGATGAGTAGGACTTGAATGATTGGCGCTGATGCCACCTCTAGTAGTTGCAAAAACCCCATTTATCTTAGTTTCTCTTGTGCTGATTTTCCTTCTCTTGTTGCTCAATATTGCTGTTATAGTCTGATCTAAGTTCAAATTAATCCATAGGATAAATACAAGAAAAATCttagaaaataaaatgttaTATTTCATAGAGATCAGAGATCATAAACTGAATGAATGTAATACAATGCTAACTATATATAACTAACTGAGTTAGTTACTCAATAATCATTACTACGTACCAATGTGCTCATACACTACAAGCTGCTACAATCTACAGCATTCCCAACTATAACAAAGAACCCGATCCTATACAAAGACACTATTCATAAATAGTTCAATCAAATAAGAAAGACACTATTCATAAGCAACTTCCATTAAAGGGAAAAGTCCATTCaatgttaaatttttttgaacCAAAAAAAGTTGGCTTTATATCTCCAAGGAATTAATTAAGCGAAATGGAAATATCATAGTTGCATGAATTACTCACAAACTGGTGATCTTAAATGTTATATATTCGGTTTTGGTTTGCGGTTTTGTATGAGTAAGTACCTTCATGATTGTGAGCAA
This window harbors:
- the LOC130714004 gene encoding protein PIN-LIKES 7-like gives rise to the protein MGFLQLLEVASAPIIQVLLISVVGAFLASSYCNNLLSEDFRRSLNKIVFLAFTPSLIFASFAKSVSLDDMILWWFMPINIGLTFLIGGILGWIIVKILKPNLKVEGLIIASCSSGNMGNLPVVIIPAICDQKGGPFGTRDECRNRALPYSFFSLGLGGFFIWTYTYQLILNRSMRYKAFEAAQAMKIPNTDLDADTETRLLQGNIVSENTVMGERDTENQILVDQDPSSESKIAEISSWQRMRETLSRVLAEIMSPPTIATCLGFTFGGVKSLRSLIIGQDAPLRVIQDSIQLLGDGTIPCITILLGGNLTQGMKSSCLQPRILISIIIARLFVLPAIGFFVVRAAANLGFLPEDPLFQYVLVIQYALPPAMNISTMAQLFDVGTEEFSVILLWTYGASAIALTLWSTFLIWALS